The following coding sequences lie in one Myxococcales bacterium genomic window:
- a CDS encoding VCBS repeat domain-containing M23 family metallopeptidase has translation MKLTHVIVCSALLFGAACSGPKGEPVESSNQAAEQILLYYPLDEFFQGVSCDWDCYKNNDGSWHAALDLTTGPGKQTIRAALDGWLDVQANVGGCGNMAVVTHASGYSVKYCHLSTFEGGSRPVRRGDVLGLSGATGWTDPVGFDHVHFQVRDDSGAPVHPGCPPGVAGCNDGVSRSLWAVSKGRVVRASEREHGLDFDGDGCEDIVARRAGDQSLALYRGDCHAAYRSQNQTIGTGFGDFDRLLSVGDWDGDGCADLIGRRRSDSSLRLYAGDCGGGYSRENVLVGTSWGDFELLTSPGDWDGDGCADLVGRRSSDHSLRLYAGDCAGGYLRENVVIGTSWGDFDFVMGAGDWDGDGCSDLVGRRTSDQTLRLYAGDCHSGYSKENELIGTSFGDFDLLVMKDWNGDGCSDLVGRRVSDASLRMYASSCTGGWSSENVLIGTEWGGMDTLL, from the coding sequence GTGAAGCTCACTCATGTCATTGTCTGCTCGGCGCTTCTATTCGGCGCGGCGTGCTCGGGCCCAAAAGGCGAGCCCGTCGAGTCGTCGAACCAAGCCGCCGAGCAGATCTTGCTCTACTACCCGCTCGACGAGTTCTTCCAGGGCGTGAGCTGCGATTGGGACTGCTACAAGAACAATGACGGGTCCTGGCACGCGGCCCTCGATCTCACGACCGGACCGGGCAAACAAACCATCCGCGCCGCGCTCGACGGTTGGCTCGACGTCCAGGCGAACGTGGGCGGTTGCGGCAACATGGCCGTCGTCACCCACGCTTCGGGCTACAGCGTGAAGTACTGCCATCTCTCGACCTTCGAGGGCGGTTCACGCCCGGTCCGGAGGGGTGACGTGCTGGGCCTCAGCGGCGCCACCGGATGGACCGATCCAGTGGGCTTTGATCACGTGCATTTCCAGGTTCGCGACGACAGCGGCGCTCCGGTGCATCCCGGTTGCCCGCCGGGGGTTGCTGGATGCAACGACGGCGTCAGTCGCTCCCTGTGGGCGGTCAGCAAGGGGCGCGTTGTGCGGGCGAGCGAGCGCGAGCACGGGCTCGATTTCGATGGCGACGGCTGCGAGGACATCGTTGCGCGCCGGGCTGGCGACCAGAGCCTGGCTCTATATCGCGGCGACTGCCACGCTGCGTACCGCTCCCAGAACCAGACGATCGGGACGGGCTTTGGCGATTTCGACCGCCTGCTCTCAGTCGGCGACTGGGACGGCGACGGCTGCGCGGATCTGATCGGACGACGCCGGAGTGACTCCAGCCTGCGGCTCTACGCCGGTGATTGCGGCGGCGGTTATTCCCGCGAGAACGTGCTGGTCGGCACCAGCTGGGGCGATTTCGAGCTGCTCACTTCGCCGGGCGACTGGGATGGCGACGGCTGTGCCGATTTGGTCGGTCGCCGGTCGAGTGATCACAGCTTGCGGCTGTACGCGGGCGATTGCGCCGGCGGTTACTTGCGCGAGAACGTGGTCATCGGAACCAGCTGGGGCGATTTCGATTTCGTGATGGGCGCGGGGGATTGGGACGGCGATGGCTGTTCAGATCTCGTCGGTCGGCGGACCAGCGACCAGACACTGAGGCTCTACGCCGGCGATTGTCACAGCGGGTATTCCAAGGAGAACGAGCTGATCGGCACGAGCTTCGGTGACTTCGATCTGCTGGTGATGAAGGACTGGAATGGTGACGGGTGCAGCGATCTGGTCGGTCGACGTGTGAGTGACGCGAGCTTGCGGATGTACGCCTCGAGCTGCACTGGTGGCTGGAGCTCCGAAAACGTCCTGATCGGCACCGAGTGGGGCGGAATGGACACGCTGCTGTGA
- a CDS encoding SH3 domain-containing protein — MWSNVSRSSLVVMLVAGVCAVWTPSCATTTAPPLSEDLSEDGTVASEGLSGSSTAVGTQLEAIANVNLRTSPSGSAKILHVVPDGSIVTLQASAPSNGYYKVKHDGSIGWSYGKYYEPVQSGGGGPTGTVMTATGDVNLRSGPSTSYQVLDVVVGGSQVKLVSAATQNGYYNIDFNGTVGWSSSKYYTSSGNGGGGSGGSGGGAVGGDPGGSGGAVGGGSGGGSAGGSAGSAGGSPVLDSAMARAAAGVGFSYWWGHGRFRSEGVNGNAGSCSGSCPSCSHSGSYGADCSGFVAKVWQVPSSNTDLASDSHPYSTADFDNDTSQWKTVSRSSLKAADALVYRSGGSGHIFIYSKGDGWGSMYAYECKGCSAGCVKGYRTATSGYHAIRRAGY; from the coding sequence ATGTGGTCGAATGTAAGCAGGTCTTCCTTGGTGGTGATGTTGGTCGCCGGCGTGTGCGCCGTCTGGACACCCAGCTGTGCAACGACGACAGCACCACCACTGTCCGAGGACTTGAGCGAGGACGGCACCGTCGCGAGTGAAGGCCTCTCGGGGAGCAGCACGGCGGTCGGGACTCAGCTCGAAGCCATCGCGAACGTGAACCTGCGTACCAGCCCATCCGGCTCCGCCAAGATCCTTCACGTCGTGCCGGACGGCTCGATCGTCACGCTGCAGGCCTCGGCGCCGAGCAACGGCTACTACAAGGTCAAGCACGACGGCAGCATCGGCTGGAGCTACGGCAAGTACTACGAGCCGGTGCAGAGTGGCGGCGGTGGACCAACGGGCACCGTGATGACGGCGACCGGCGACGTGAACCTGCGCAGCGGACCCTCGACTTCGTATCAGGTGCTCGATGTGGTCGTTGGCGGGTCTCAGGTCAAGCTCGTGAGCGCTGCCACGCAGAACGGCTACTACAACATCGACTTCAACGGCACGGTGGGGTGGAGCTCGAGCAAGTACTACACCAGCTCCGGCAACGGCGGCGGCGGCAGCGGTGGGTCGGGCGGTGGAGCGGTCGGCGGTGATCCGGGCGGCAGCGGCGGCGCAGTCGGCGGCGGTTCGGGTGGCGGGTCAGCCGGAGGCAGCGCGGGCTCGGCCGGCGGAAGCCCAGTGCTGGACAGCGCCATGGCGCGCGCCGCAGCGGGTGTCGGGTTCTCGTACTGGTGGGGACACGGCCGGTTCCGTTCCGAGGGCGTGAACGGCAACGCCGGCTCTTGCTCGGGGTCCTGCCCCAGTTGCTCCCACAGCGGAAGCTACGGCGCCGATTGCTCGGGTTTCGTAGCGAAGGTCTGGCAGGTTCCGTCGAGCAACACCGATCTGGCGTCGGATTCCCACCCCTACAGCACCGCCGACTTCGACAACGACACGAGCCAATGGAAGACGGTATCCCGCTCGAGCCTGAAGGCCGCGGACGCGCTGGTGTACCGGAGCGGCGGCAGCGGGCACATCTTCATCTACTCGAAGGGTGACGGCTGGGGCTCGATGTACGCCTACGAGTGCAAGGGTTGCTCCGCGGGTTGCGTCAAGGGTTACCGCACGGCAACCTCGGGCTACCATGCCATTCGGCGCGCGGGTTACTGA
- a CDS encoding sigma 54-interacting transcriptional regulator — protein sequence MTERDFEVTGRTASHVWTTGDPSAGLRVIALWDGHVVERELVPGTELIVGRAHECSLRIDHKSVSRTHVRIVVGESVELEDLGSANGTHIGTQALPKGARVPLEPGALVSVGVATLVIRAAGASARPTGATSPGSERSPWPRGGVMDRVAELLTLVAQSDISVLFLGETGVGKQIAAQALHRASPRATGPFVSVNCAALPEALLESELFGHERGAFTGAVETKVGLAESASGGTLFLDEVGEMPLGTQAKLLHLLESGQLRRLGGVRAKQVDVRFVSATNRALPARVEEGEFRRDLFYRLAGMPIELPPLRERRSEVLPLARQLLAEAAARTARPAPELSDAACALLMRHPFPGNVRELRNAVERALVLSRGGAVEPEHLMLEQVPSAAAEPATDLRSAMRALEKQQILDALERAGGNQTRAAALLGIGRRTLIDKLEAHGIAGPRARRS from the coding sequence ATGACAGAGCGAGATTTCGAGGTGACCGGGCGGACGGCGTCGCACGTCTGGACCACCGGGGACCCGAGCGCCGGTCTGCGCGTAATCGCACTGTGGGATGGGCACGTAGTTGAGCGGGAGCTCGTACCCGGCACCGAGCTGATCGTCGGGCGTGCTCACGAGTGCTCGCTGCGGATCGATCACAAGTCGGTATCGCGCACTCACGTGCGCATCGTGGTGGGTGAAAGCGTGGAGCTCGAAGATCTCGGGAGCGCGAATGGCACCCACATCGGGACTCAGGCGCTGCCCAAGGGCGCCCGCGTACCGCTCGAGCCCGGGGCGCTGGTGAGCGTCGGAGTGGCCACGCTCGTCATTCGAGCGGCGGGCGCAAGCGCTCGCCCCACCGGAGCCACGTCGCCTGGCTCGGAGCGCTCGCCCTGGCCTCGGGGTGGAGTCATGGATCGTGTGGCGGAGCTGCTCACGCTCGTGGCCCAGAGTGACATCAGCGTGCTCTTTTTGGGTGAGACCGGCGTGGGCAAACAGATCGCAGCGCAGGCACTGCATCGCGCTTCGCCGCGCGCAACCGGTCCGTTCGTGAGCGTGAACTGCGCAGCGTTGCCGGAGGCGCTGCTCGAGAGCGAGTTGTTTGGGCACGAACGCGGCGCCTTCACCGGGGCCGTGGAGACCAAAGTGGGCCTCGCAGAGAGCGCCAGCGGCGGGACGTTGTTCCTGGACGAAGTCGGAGAGATGCCCCTTGGAACGCAGGCCAAGTTGCTGCACCTGCTGGAGAGCGGGCAGCTCCGACGTTTGGGGGGCGTTCGCGCAAAGCAGGTCGACGTGCGTTTCGTGTCGGCGACCAATCGCGCGCTGCCTGCGCGCGTCGAGGAGGGCGAGTTCCGACGTGACCTGTTCTATCGCCTCGCCGGGATGCCCATCGAGCTGCCGCCGCTGCGCGAGCGCCGCTCCGAGGTGTTGCCCCTCGCGCGTCAGCTCTTGGCAGAGGCCGCAGCACGTACGGCCAGACCAGCACCGGAGCTGTCGGACGCTGCGTGCGCTTTGCTCATGCGCCACCCATTCCCAGGAAACGTGCGCGAGCTGCGCAACGCCGTCGAACGCGCGTTGGTGCTCAGCCGCGGCGGAGCGGTCGAGCCCGAGCACTTGATGCTGGAGCAGGTACCGAGCGCGGCCGCCGAACCGGCCACCGATTTACGGTCGGCCATGCGCGCGCTGGAGAAACAACAGATCCTGGACGCCCTCGAGCGCGCCGGAGGCAATCAGACCCGCGCGGCGGCGCTGCTCGGCATCGGTCGGCGCACCTTGATCGACAAGCTGGAAGCGCACGGGATAGCGGGGCCGCGGGCAAGACGCTCCTGA
- a CDS encoding class I SAM-dependent methyltransferase — translation MTRHLLATTLCLLAFACGSARPAAIAPIAPVTQPPAGGDGFGTPEPGAASPEPTPEELKKAEDLKKLVADREKMRSEHQTELARWTPELVTEARALAEKFYPSGRSAVQAALAGKHRMPGNAERDRARRPLDTLELMGFAPNMTVLEYGPGEGWYTEILAPALARRGKLVITNGDPKGPPDQRSTFYAERVQLFLDTSPEAYGKVERLVVDGRAPKLPLTGTVDLALVIRGMHGMQNNGVLDQWLGQLHTALKPKGVLGVVQHRAKPDADPVVSAKQGYLPEKWLIERIEAAGFKLVKQSELNANSKDTKDHTDGVWSLPPTLRGGDKDREKYLAIGESDRMTLKFTKIDKPRAK, via the coding sequence ATGACTCGACACCTCCTCGCTACGACGCTCTGCCTTCTGGCTTTCGCTTGTGGTTCCGCTCGGCCTGCCGCCATCGCTCCCATCGCGCCTGTCACGCAGCCCCCCGCCGGCGGCGACGGGTTCGGAACACCAGAGCCCGGCGCGGCGTCCCCAGAGCCGACCCCCGAGGAGCTGAAGAAGGCCGAGGACCTGAAGAAGCTCGTCGCAGACCGCGAGAAGATGCGAAGTGAGCACCAGACCGAGCTGGCGCGATGGACGCCGGAGCTCGTGACGGAGGCTAGAGCCCTCGCAGAGAAGTTCTACCCGAGCGGGCGCAGCGCCGTGCAGGCCGCGTTGGCCGGCAAACACCGCATGCCCGGCAATGCCGAGCGCGACCGGGCCCGTCGCCCTTTGGACACTCTCGAGCTGATGGGGTTTGCCCCGAACATGACGGTTCTCGAGTACGGACCAGGCGAAGGCTGGTACACCGAAATACTGGCGCCAGCGCTCGCGCGGCGAGGCAAGCTCGTCATCACGAATGGTGATCCCAAGGGCCCGCCGGATCAGCGCAGCACATTCTACGCCGAGCGGGTGCAGCTGTTCCTGGACACGTCGCCGGAGGCCTACGGCAAGGTCGAGCGGCTGGTGGTCGACGGGCGCGCGCCCAAGCTCCCGCTGACCGGGACTGTCGATCTTGCGCTGGTCATTCGAGGCATGCACGGCATGCAGAACAACGGTGTGCTCGACCAGTGGCTCGGCCAGCTCCACACGGCGCTGAAACCGAAGGGGGTGCTCGGCGTGGTTCAGCACCGCGCGAAGCCCGATGCCGACCCGGTCGTGAGCGCCAAACAAGGCTACCTGCCGGAGAAATGGCTGATCGAGCGGATCGAGGCGGCCGGCTTCAAGCTGGTCAAACAGAGCGAGCTCAATGCCAACAGCAAGGACACCAAGGACCACACGGACGGCGTGTGGTCGCTGCCTCCCACCCTGCGCGGCGGCGACAAGGACCGCGAGAAGTACCTCGCCATCGGCGAGAGTGATCGCATGACGCTCAAGTTCACGAAGATCGACAAACCGCGCGCGAAGTAG